A region from the Methanofollis liminatans DSM 4140 genome encodes:
- a CDS encoding DEAD/DEAH box helicase, with protein sequence MTVIIAPQRGAYKLLMFDGRSVRETGVFELVKSSRGYRPTDLKTKQPNRRNYQNVPTKKLIERLRKADVRITKPDPALLAFLGDFQITPSTVDLCRICLLEDRVTALSKKNAAKFGRERICLECAEREIRREMGYLGRFGDRSVQHVRSLLESYRDVDRVLALLQPEQREKGQTLFDRLEAVRPIETAHITQVDVPPAFAKVSGVEYLTPVQQLAVNAGLLEGEDLLVVSATASGKTFIGEMAGMKNLLEGRGRLLFLVPLVALANQKYLRFKERYKDLATVSLQVGASRLNLPETRPVGERSTRAQIVVGTYEGLDTVFRNGRDLKDIGTVVIDEVQNLEEPERGHRLDGLIARIKYTSPNAQFLYLSATIGAPSTLAQKLGARLVRYDSRPVPLERHLIFTEKKKKIQFITTMVREEFARRSSKGYRGQTIVFTNARARCHTLADAIGANIARPYHSGLTSQERRQVEDLFSSQKIACVVTTAALAAGVDFPASQVIFDALAMGIKWLTVQEFNQMLGRAGRPDFHDEGKVVILAEPGATYSRTSKATEEEMAIALLKGEMEEVAPVYGVEESSEEFAANAIVCKGDGAEIRRMEAVMVGTTEPVLDLLVSRRLVRWQKGHVDLTDLAMVMARHFIGVERLLLIKDLVGEKDDPLDILAEIDCTVREERG encoded by the coding sequence ATGACGGTCATCATCGCCCCGCAGAGAGGAGCCTATAAGCTCCTCATGTTTGACGGCAGGAGCGTGCGGGAGACCGGGGTCTTCGAACTGGTGAAATCATCCCGGGGCTACCGCCCGACCGACCTGAAGACGAAACAGCCGAACCGGCGCAACTACCAGAACGTCCCGACGAAAAAGTTGATCGAGCGCCTCCGCAAGGCCGACGTCAGGATCACGAAGCCCGATCCGGCCCTGCTGGCGTTTCTCGGCGACTTCCAGATCACGCCCTCCACCGTGGACCTCTGCCGCATCTGTCTCCTGGAGGACCGGGTCACCGCCCTCTCGAAGAAGAACGCCGCAAAGTTCGGGCGCGAGCGGATCTGCCTGGAGTGCGCCGAGCGCGAGATCAGGCGGGAGATGGGCTACCTCGGCCGGTTCGGCGACCGCTCGGTCCAGCACGTCCGCTCCCTGCTGGAGTCGTACCGGGACGTGGACCGGGTGCTCGCCCTCCTCCAGCCAGAGCAGCGGGAGAAAGGCCAGACCCTCTTCGACCGCCTCGAAGCGGTGCGGCCGATCGAAACGGCCCATATCACCCAGGTGGACGTCCCGCCGGCGTTCGCGAAGGTCTCCGGGGTGGAGTACCTCACGCCGGTGCAGCAGCTCGCCGTCAACGCCGGCCTCCTCGAAGGCGAGGACCTCCTGGTCGTCTCGGCCACCGCAAGCGGCAAGACGTTCATCGGCGAGATGGCCGGGATGAAAAACCTCCTCGAAGGGCGGGGGCGCCTCCTCTTCCTGGTGCCCCTCGTCGCCCTGGCAAACCAGAAGTACCTCAGGTTCAAGGAGCGGTATAAGGATCTCGCCACGGTTTCTCTCCAGGTCGGCGCAAGCCGCCTCAACCTCCCTGAGACGCGGCCGGTCGGGGAGCGGAGCACCAGGGCGCAGATCGTCGTCGGCACCTACGAGGGCCTGGACACGGTCTTTCGGAACGGCCGGGACCTGAAGGATATCGGGACGGTCGTGATCGACGAGGTCCAGAACCTGGAGGAGCCCGAGCGCGGCCACCGCCTCGACGGCCTGATCGCCCGGATCAAGTACACCTCCCCGAACGCCCAGTTCCTCTACCTCTCGGCGACGATCGGCGCCCCGAGCACCCTGGCGCAGAAACTCGGGGCGCGGCTGGTCAGGTACGACAGCCGCCCGGTCCCGCTGGAGCGCCACCTCATCTTCACCGAGAAGAAAAAGAAGATCCAGTTCATCACCACGATGGTGCGCGAGGAGTTCGCCCGCCGCTCCTCGAAGGGATACCGCGGGCAGACGATCGTCTTCACCAACGCCCGCGCTCGCTGCCACACCCTCGCGGACGCCATCGGGGCGAACATCGCCCGCCCGTACCATTCAGGGCTCACCTCGCAGGAGCGCCGGCAGGTCGAGGACCTCTTCTCCTCGCAGAAGATCGCCTGCGTGGTCACGACGGCGGCGCTGGCGGCAGGGGTGGACTTTCCGGCCTCGCAGGTGATCTTCGACGCCCTCGCGATGGGGATCAAGTGGCTCACGGTGCAGGAGTTCAACCAGATGCTCGGCCGCGCCGGGCGCCCGGACTTCCACGACGAAGGCAAGGTCGTCATCCTGGCCGAACCCGGTGCGACCTATTCCCGGACCTCGAAGGCGACCGAGGAGGAGATGGCGATCGCCCTCCTGAAGGGCGAGATGGAGGAGGTCGCCCCGGTCTACGGCGTCGAGGAGAGTTCCGAGGAGTTCGCCGCAAACGCCATCGTCTGCAAGGGCGACGGCGCCGAGATCCGCCGGATGGAGGCGGTGATGGTCGGGACGACCGAACCGGTGCTCGACCTCCTGGTCAGCCGGAGGCTGGTGCGGTGGCAGAAGGGGCATGTCGACCTCACCGACCTGGCGATGGTGATGGCCAGGCACTTCATCGGGGTCGAGCGCCTGCTCCTGATCAAGGACCTCGTCGGGGAGAAGGACGACCCCCTGGATATCCTCGCCGAGATCGATTGCACGGTGCGGGAAGAGCGAGGATAA